In Herpetosiphon gulosus, one genomic interval encodes:
- a CDS encoding peroxidase-related enzyme (This protein belongs to a clade of uncharacterized proteins related to peroxidases such as the alkylhydroperoxidase AhpD.) translates to MPRLKPLAPNEVDPESLKVFEGFFAKRGNVPNMFRTFARRPEMMIAASNLMSAVLSTGTLDLRLKEMVVVRTSQLNECSYCLTSHSTILRNLGLSQENIDALQAPDDARWTERERVALRYAEQVTLNAKGISDELWASLREHFDEGEIVELTATTSLFSMFNRFNDALDMAITEPGWPEA, encoded by the coding sequence ATGCCCCGATTAAAACCGCTTGCGCCCAACGAAGTTGATCCTGAATCGCTGAAAGTCTTCGAGGGCTTTTTTGCCAAGCGCGGCAATGTGCCAAATATGTTTCGCACGTTTGCCCGCCGCCCTGAAATGATGATCGCCGCCAGCAATTTGATGAGCGCTGTACTAAGCACTGGTACACTGGATTTACGCTTAAAAGAGATGGTCGTGGTACGCACATCACAATTAAACGAATGCTCCTACTGCTTGACCTCGCACTCAACGATTTTGCGCAACCTTGGGCTTTCGCAAGAAAATATTGATGCCTTGCAAGCGCCCGATGATGCACGTTGGACTGAGCGTGAACGAGTGGCTTTGCGTTATGCTGAGCAAGTAACCTTAAATGCCAAAGGTATCAGCGACGAACTATGGGCGAGCTTGCGTGAGCATTTCGATGAAGGCGAAATTGTTGAATTAACCGCCACAACTAGCCTTTTTTCGATGTTTAATCGTTTCAACGATGCCTTGGATATGGCGATTACTGAGCCAGGCTGGCCGGAAGCATAA
- a CDS encoding peptidase MA family metallohydrolase: MRRVVLWMLGCLLVLGFQATAQAAEPAKISRNDATSSFGENVIFELEAESSSPIREVTFLYALGVQPGDVPAYTEAEAKWQPGTSIEASFTRDTSIEFLPVGVTVRYKWQLVAEDGTITETPEQSVQYQDTRFNWQEKSSRGITVRWYDGDEAWGQALLDSALGGLDRLEQRIGGSVEDPMTISIYSNTRDMRGALPPNSADWIGGQARPDLGLIIGSIDAGDDAELGRLVPHELSHLVLHQATNNNYGGMPVWFDEGLAVANQDSPDAGFSQMVEQAAKNGELIPLRALASNFPSDPEKALLSYAQSESVVRYIEATYGIESITKLVAQFKSGVTDDVAVQTVLNRSLDTLDSEWRSTLPEAQGSGPAQILPDDTAPADRFSEQPRSSAPSNPSLPNNPAPTPSVPLWIWLAGIGGLLLIVFGTIWIIRSSRQPRY, translated from the coding sequence ATGCGACGAGTAGTGTTGTGGATGCTAGGATGTTTGCTTGTTCTGGGTTTTCAGGCTACGGCTCAGGCGGCTGAGCCAGCCAAAATCTCGCGTAACGACGCAACTAGCAGCTTTGGCGAAAACGTGATTTTTGAGCTGGAAGCTGAATCAAGTTCGCCAATTCGCGAAGTGACATTTTTATATGCCTTGGGTGTACAGCCCGGCGATGTGCCAGCTTATACCGAGGCTGAGGCTAAATGGCAACCTGGTACCTCAATTGAAGCCAGTTTTACCCGCGATACCAGCATCGAGTTTTTGCCAGTTGGCGTGACTGTGCGCTATAAATGGCAGCTTGTTGCTGAAGATGGCACGATTACTGAAACGCCCGAGCAATCGGTGCAATATCAAGATACTCGTTTCAATTGGCAAGAAAAAAGCTCGCGTGGCATTACCGTGCGCTGGTATGATGGCGATGAAGCTTGGGGCCAAGCGCTGCTCGATAGTGCGCTTGGTGGGCTTGATCGGCTTGAGCAGCGAATCGGTGGCTCGGTCGAAGATCCCATGACGATCTCGATCTACAGCAATACCCGCGATATGCGCGGCGCGTTGCCCCCCAACTCAGCCGATTGGATTGGCGGTCAAGCCCGACCTGACCTTGGCTTGATTATTGGATCGATTGATGCTGGCGATGATGCTGAATTAGGGCGTTTAGTGCCGCATGAATTGAGCCATTTGGTGCTGCATCAAGCAACCAACAATAATTATGGTGGTATGCCAGTCTGGTTCGATGAAGGTTTGGCGGTTGCCAACCAAGATTCACCCGACGCTGGGTTTAGCCAAATGGTTGAGCAGGCTGCCAAAAATGGTGAGCTGATTCCGTTACGCGCTTTGGCTTCGAATTTTCCTTCCGACCCTGAAAAAGCTCTGCTTTCGTATGCCCAAAGTGAAAGTGTGGTGCGCTATATCGAGGCTACTTATGGCATCGAGTCGATTACCAAGCTTGTCGCTCAATTCAAAAGTGGCGTGACCGATGATGTGGCCGTGCAAACAGTCTTGAATCGCAGCCTTGATACCTTGGATAGCGAATGGCGCAGCACCTTGCCCGAAGCCCAAGGCTCTGGCCCAGCTCAAATCTTGCCCGACGATACTGCTCCAGCTGATCGATTTAGCGAACAACCACGCTCATCGGCTCCTAGTAACCCAAGCTTGCCCAATAACCCAGCGCCAACCCCATCAGTGCCTTTGTGGATTTGGCTAGCAGGGATTGGGGGCTTGCTCTTGATCGTCTTTGGCACGATTTGGATTATTCGCAGCAGTCGCCAACCACGCTACTAA
- a CDS encoding NAD(P)-dependent oxidoreductase, whose product MQKPRIGLIGLGAMGAPMAANLLQAGYQLTVGVHQRREAAEQLALQGASIAENYQALGENSDIVITMVPDAPQVEAALLGTNGAAYGMAAGSICIDMSTIAPTASRAIAAQLAERQIAMLDAPVSGGPARAKTGELAIMVGGEPSTFERCQAVLEVLGGAVSYIGASGSGSVVKLCNNLAISIIAMANIEALAFGVANGVEAETIRHVLLNATASNYLLERWLPETVFSGDYNKGFAAELLAKDLNAVLDTARASGVPLWAGGLAQQMWIAQKALDPRSDYTALAQRYEAIIGRTIKPNSE is encoded by the coding sequence ATGCAAAAACCACGAATTGGCCTGATTGGCTTGGGCGCGATGGGAGCGCCGATGGCGGCGAATTTGCTTCAAGCAGGCTATCAATTGACGGTTGGCGTACATCAACGGCGCGAAGCTGCTGAACAGTTGGCATTGCAAGGGGCAAGCATTGCCGAAAACTACCAAGCATTGGGCGAAAATAGCGATATTGTGATTACGATGGTGCCTGATGCACCTCAAGTTGAGGCGGCATTGCTTGGCACGAATGGTGCTGCATATGGTATGGCGGCGGGCAGTATCTGTATTGATATGAGCACGATTGCTCCTACCGCCAGCCGGGCGATTGCCGCCCAACTCGCCGAGCGTCAAATTGCCATGCTCGATGCGCCAGTCAGTGGTGGCCCAGCCCGTGCTAAAACTGGCGAGTTGGCGATTATGGTGGGTGGCGAACCAAGCACATTCGAGCGCTGCCAAGCAGTTTTGGAGGTACTGGGTGGCGCAGTCAGCTATATCGGCGCTAGTGGTTCTGGCTCAGTCGTCAAGCTTTGCAATAATCTGGCGATCAGCATTATTGCCATGGCCAATATCGAAGCGTTGGCCTTTGGTGTGGCCAATGGCGTTGAAGCTGAAACGATTCGCCATGTATTGTTAAATGCCACCGCCTCAAACTATTTATTGGAACGTTGGCTGCCCGAAACCGTGTTCAGCGGCGATTACAACAAAGGCTTTGCCGCTGAATTGTTGGCCAAAGATTTAAACGCTGTGTTAGATACTGCCCGTGCCAGTGGTGTGCCATTGTGGGCTGGCGGCCTCGCCCAACAAATGTGGATCGCCCAAAAAGCGCTTGACCCACGCTCGGATTATACCGCCCTAGCCCAACGCTACGAAGCAATTATCGGACGCACGATCAAACCAAACTCAGAATAA
- the prfB gene encoding peptide chain release factor 2 (programmed frameshift) gives MTEFIDLRAALNSLQARFDALRGRLDWAAKQAELHDLEHQAAEPSLWDNPQQAQSILQRLARMQEELKMWDSLAVDLATLRDLLQLSADDADSLSQIEREVNGLTKSVDQLELSILLGEKYDSTNAFISIQSGAGGVESQDWAQMLLRMYSRWGESQGFRTTIVDMMDGEEAGIKSATLELRGPYAYGYAKAEAGIHRLVRLSPFDANHRRHTSFARVEVLPEVDDAAEVKINPEDLRVDVYRAGGHGGQGVNTTDSAVRLVYRGGTPDEIIVTCQNERSQLQNKETAMNVLRARLLERELARQAAERTKLKGEHRDAAWGNQIRSYVLDDRRVKDHRTNVETSNTQAVLDGEIDLFIDAFLRWRTEGTE, from the exons ATGACAGAGTTTATTGATCTTCGGGCGGCCCTAAACTCGTTGCAAGCGCGATTCGATGCGCTAAGGGGGCGGCTT GACTGGGCTGCCAAACAAGCTGAATTGCATGATTTAGAGCATCAAGCTGCCGAACCAAGCTTGTGGGATAACCCGCAACAGGCCCAGAGCATTTTACAACGGCTTGCTCGTATGCAAGAAGAATTGAAAATGTGGGATAGTTTAGCAGTCGATTTGGCAACCCTGCGCGATCTCTTGCAACTTTCGGCTGATGATGCTGATTCGCTCAGCCAAATTGAGCGTGAGGTCAATGGCTTGACCAAATCGGTCGATCAGCTTGAATTGAGCATTTTGCTGGGCGAAAAATACGATAGCACCAATGCTTTTATCTCAATTCAATCGGGCGCTGGTGGGGTTGAATCGCAGGATTGGGCGCAGATGTTGTTGCGCATGTATAGTCGTTGGGGCGAAAGCCAAGGTTTCCGTACCACCATCGTTGATATGATGGACGGCGAAGAGGCAGGCATCAAAAGTGCTACCTTAGAATTGCGCGGCCCCTATGCTTATGGTTATGCTAAGGCCGAAGCTGGGATTCATCGCTTAGTGCGGCTTTCGCCCTTTGATGCCAACCATCGCCGCCATACCTCGTTTGCGCGGGTTGAAGTGTTGCCCGAAGTCGATGATGCTGCCGAAGTCAAAATTAATCCCGAAGATCTGCGGGTTGACGTTTATCGGGCTGGTGGCCATGGTGGTCAGGGGGTCAATACGACTGACTCAGCGGTGCGCTTGGTTTATCGTGGTGGTACGCCCGATGAAATTATTGTAACCTGTCAAAATGAACGTTCGCAATTGCAAAATAAAGAAACCGCGATGAATGTCTTGCGGGCGCGGTTGTTGGAGCGTGAACTAGCCCGCCAAGCTGCTGAACGCACCAAACTCAAGGGCGAACATCGCGATGCCGCTTGGGGCAATCAAATTCGTTCGTATGTGCTTGATGATCGGCGGGTTAAAGATCATCGTACTAACGTCGAAACATCGAATACCCAAGCAGTGCTCGATGGCGAGATTGATTTATTTATCGATGCCTTCTTGCGCTGGAGAACCGAAGGCACAGAGTAG